A single window of Candidatus Zixiibacteriota bacterium DNA harbors:
- a CDS encoding ABC transporter ATP-binding protein/permease, giving the protein MNLYGRTFGVLKPYWKPLVVASGSAALHAIFAGLLVWMFGPLLMVLFQIDSPYTAEIGGADAVEQVSTTVSDLKGTINGWINQAVAADSRRDMLVNFCWLALSIVVAKNLFHYLQGFFMAFVHQSVIRSFRNRLFEKYQRLSLGYFHRRRTGQIISRVTNDVTVLNDAIDIGFNRLVTDSVMTIVLTSFLLILSWKLTLLSMVIMPVVFGFIWFVGYKMRKYSARSQEKMADVNSVLEEVTSNIRIVKAFSMEPQEIRRFFVATGEYFRALLRMTRIRHLASPINDTLATLAGIMILLYSGTRIIEGTGELTAGDFMTFVVAMLSLIKPVKSLSQVHIKVQEGMAAAERIFNVLDATEDVQEQPQPRTIEKFQKNIRYESLSFSYNANEPVLTDISFEVNRGEVVAVVGPSGAGKSTLLDLLPRFYDPGEGRISIDGHDIRDLSLKSLRGLMGIVTQETYLFNDTIRNNIAYGSTGIAAEKVIEAATMANAHEFISEFENGYETLVGNRGVMLSGGQRQRIAIARALLRDPQVLIFDEATSALDTESEMLVQEAIDRLMTNRTALVIAHRLSTIKNADRIMVIDKGHITESGTHDDLLGIDGLYKRLYDMQFRGKR; this is encoded by the coding sequence CCTATATGGACGAACATTTGGAGTTCTCAAACCTTACTGGAAGCCGCTTGTAGTTGCTTCCGGTTCGGCGGCTCTTCATGCCATTTTCGCGGGATTGTTAGTGTGGATGTTCGGTCCACTGCTGATGGTCTTATTTCAGATAGACTCGCCTTACACGGCGGAAATTGGTGGTGCCGACGCGGTGGAGCAAGTTTCGACCACAGTTTCGGACTTGAAGGGCACGATCAACGGTTGGATCAATCAGGCGGTGGCAGCTGACAGTCGACGTGATATGCTGGTCAATTTCTGTTGGCTGGCACTTTCGATTGTGGTGGCGAAGAACCTGTTTCATTACCTGCAGGGGTTCTTCATGGCGTTTGTGCATCAATCGGTCATTCGCAGTTTTCGCAACCGCCTGTTCGAAAAATACCAGCGCTTGTCATTGGGCTATTTCCATCGTCGACGCACGGGCCAGATAATCAGTCGGGTCACCAACGATGTGACGGTACTCAACGATGCGATAGATATCGGTTTCAATCGCCTTGTCACTGATTCGGTAATGACGATAGTATTGACTTCGTTCCTGCTTATCCTCAGTTGGAAGCTGACCCTGTTATCGATGGTGATTATGCCGGTGGTGTTTGGCTTCATCTGGTTTGTCGGATACAAGATGCGTAAGTACTCGGCACGTTCGCAGGAGAAAATGGCTGACGTGAATTCGGTTCTGGAAGAGGTCACCAGTAACATTCGTATCGTCAAGGCATTCTCGATGGAGCCACAGGAGATTCGGAGGTTTTTCGTAGCTACTGGTGAGTACTTCCGGGCTCTGTTACGCATGACGCGTATCCGACACCTGGCTTCGCCAATCAATGATACCCTGGCTACATTGGCGGGGATAATGATTCTGCTCTATTCCGGTACGCGGATTATCGAGGGTACCGGCGAACTGACAGCTGGTGACTTCATGACATTCGTCGTTGCCATGCTTTCGTTGATCAAGCCGGTCAAGTCCCTCAGTCAGGTGCATATCAAGGTGCAGGAGGGGATGGCCGCTGCGGAGCGAATCTTTAATGTGCTGGACGCCACGGAGGATGTTCAGGAGCAACCGCAGCCTCGAACGATTGAGAAATTCCAGAAAAATATCCGCTACGAATCACTCTCGTTTTCCTATAACGCGAACGAACCGGTGCTCACGGACATCTCGTTTGAAGTTAATCGAGGCGAAGTGGTGGCAGTTGTGGGGCCGTCGGGTGCAGGCAAATCGACCCTACTGGACTTGCTGCCCCGTTTTTATGATCCGGGAGAAGGGCGTATCTCGATTGATGGTCACGATATCCGGGACCTATCGCTGAAATCACTGCGCGGATTGATGGGTATTGTAACCCAGGAGACATATCTCTTCAACGATACGATCCGCAACAATATTGCTTATGGAAGCACTGGAATTGCGGCGGAAAAAGTGATCGAGGCTGCTACTATGGCCAATGCCCATGAGTTCATCTCGGAGTTTGAGAACGGCTACGAGACACTGGTTGGCAATCGCGGTGTTATGCTCTCCGGTGGGCAGAGACAACGGATTGCGATTGCTCGGGCGTTGTTGCGAGATCCGCAAGTGTTGATTTTTGATGAAGCAACGTCGGCGCTGGATACCGAGTCGGAGATGCTGGTCCAAGAGGCGATTGATCGCTTGATGACAAACCGCACTGCACTGGTAATTGCCCACCGTCTTTCGACTATTAAGAATGCTGACCGTATCATGGTGATCGATAAAGGTCATATTACTGAATCCGGTACACATGATGATTTGCTTGGCATTGATGGCCTGTACAAGAGGCTGTACGATATGCAATTCAGGGGGAAGAGGTGA
- a CDS encoding glycosyltransferase family 2 protein: MRKADSVNISVVIITKNEEANIERCLKSVVWADEIVVVDSDSTDRTVEIARQYQARVFTVVFKGYGPAKQEAVKQSTGEWILSIDADEEVTPALAREIREKLANPGDIDGFFVKRRTNFLGRWIYHCGWYPDPILRVFRKANGNFNDAVVHEKVEVRGRTGCLKGELLHYSYPDLESYLRRFNRYTTLGAEAAYEKGRRTGWFDLVLRPPVSFIAHFISRQGFRDGVEGFMVSVLSATAVFVKYAKLRHIQKQKQISEMLTDAKED; this comes from the coding sequence TTGCGAAAGGCAGATTCCGTGAATATCTCGGTGGTCATAATTACGAAGAACGAAGAGGCCAATATCGAGCGCTGCCTGAAGTCAGTGGTATGGGCCGACGAGATTGTCGTGGTTGACAGCGATTCGACGGATCGGACAGTGGAAATTGCCCGACAGTACCAGGCGAGAGTATTCACGGTGGTGTTCAAGGGTTATGGCCCTGCCAAACAGGAGGCGGTGAAGCAGTCTACCGGGGAGTGGATACTGTCGATAGATGCTGATGAGGAAGTCACTCCCGCGTTGGCTCGGGAGATTCGAGAAAAGCTTGCGAATCCTGGTGATATCGACGGCTTCTTTGTCAAACGGAGGACGAATTTTCTCGGCCGCTGGATATACCATTGCGGGTGGTATCCTGATCCCATATTAAGGGTGTTTCGGAAGGCCAACGGTAATTTTAATGACGCTGTGGTTCACGAGAAGGTCGAGGTTCGCGGTCGGACAGGATGTCTCAAGGGAGAATTGTTGCACTACAGCTACCCGGACTTGGAGTCATATTTGCGGCGGTTCAATCGCTATACAACTTTGGGTGCGGAAGCGGCGTATGAAAAAGGGAGACGAACGGGGTGGTTCGACCTTGTTCTTCGGCCGCCTGTCTCGTTTATTGCACACTTCATTAGTCGACAGGGTTTTCGGGATGGTGTAGAGGGATTCATGGTATCGGTGTTGTCGGCAACGGCGGTATTTGTCAAGTACGCCAAGCTGCGCCACATACAGAAGCAAAAACAGATATCGGAAATGTTGACAGATGCAAAAGAAGATTGA
- a CDS encoding glycosyltransferase family 4 protein → MNLLYLNSIETKTFGGMEEWIRLTASGLAERGHCVTVAGRPDSELLRRVSMTSSDVDLLPLNISGDFNPVTIVRLLEYLKEQRTDVVVVNFNKDIRLGGLAAKLKRHAKVIWRVGVDLTKDNFIHRYLTPRLVDGVIVPSHALKKQIIRLGYIKDENVEVIHNGIAERDFSRPDKEASRLLRAKYDWPINALIAVTVGRLVDEKGHRHLIKAARQIVQKNQLARFIFIGDGYLRDELQELVEKYGLSDKIVFTGMLTEFDQMLAGADMMIHPSIEEWFPAAVLEGMRAGLPIVATTVGGIPEAVEENECAVLVPPNAPDSLGIVVADLMNDDARRAEMGRAGRDRWHRHFRVETMIDRVENHLRAHCESGEYTRG, encoded by the coding sequence GTGAACCTCCTCTACCTCAATTCAATCGAAACCAAAACTTTCGGTGGTATGGAGGAATGGATTCGCTTGACTGCGAGCGGTCTTGCTGAACGTGGACATTGTGTGACCGTCGCCGGTCGGCCAGACTCGGAGTTGCTGCGTCGGGTAAGTATGACCAGCTCAGATGTTGACCTCTTGCCCTTAAATATCAGCGGAGACTTCAATCCGGTGACTATCGTTAGATTGTTGGAGTATCTAAAGGAACAACGTACAGACGTGGTGGTAGTGAACTTCAATAAAGATATCCGCCTGGGGGGATTGGCCGCCAAGTTGAAACGACACGCCAAAGTCATCTGGAGGGTTGGTGTTGATCTTACCAAAGATAATTTCATTCATCGCTATCTGACCCCGCGACTTGTTGACGGCGTTATTGTTCCATCGCATGCGCTCAAGAAACAGATAATTCGGTTGGGCTATATTAAAGATGAGAATGTGGAAGTTATCCATAATGGTATTGCTGAGCGCGATTTTTCGAGACCGGATAAGGAGGCCTCACGTCTTCTAAGAGCGAAGTATGATTGGCCCATCAATGCTTTGATCGCGGTTACAGTGGGAAGATTAGTTGACGAAAAAGGGCATCGACATTTGATCAAGGCAGCTCGACAGATTGTACAAAAGAACCAATTGGCCAGGTTTATCTTTATTGGTGACGGATATCTACGCGATGAGCTTCAGGAGTTGGTGGAGAAGTATGGTCTTTCAGATAAGATCGTCTTCACCGGTATGCTGACCGAATTTGACCAGATGTTGGCTGGCGCGGACATGATGATTCATCCGTCTATTGAGGAGTGGTTTCCGGCTGCCGTGCTAGAAGGGATGCGGGCGGGTCTACCGATAGTTGCGACGACGGTGGGGGGAATCCCAGAGGCTGTTGAAGAGAATGAATGCGCTGTGTTGGTGCCGCCTAATGCCCCGGACAGTCTTGGTATCGTCGTTGCTGACCTTATGAACGATGATGCTCGCCGAGCAGAAATGGGCCGCGCGGGGCGCGATAGGTGGCATCGCCATTTTCGAGTCGAGACGATGATTGACAGGGTGGAAAATCATCTTCGGGCGCACTGTGAAAGCGGAGAATACACTCGTGGATAG
- a CDS encoding glycosyltransferase family 9 protein, whose amino-acid sequence MQKKIDLKPNDHILISRTDRLGDLILALPFVETIKARYPECRVDVLSSLYASPILENNPSIDRIVRVQNDQLMIDKLYKKDLLHRIRLGEYRVVVALYPERRISQLFYKAGISARIGTAGRFHSVFFNQHLFHSRRTNKRHEYEYNLDFLEFFRDGKIARTPHVFLKEKELSNAQRILRKVGVDGSFVVLHPGSGGSAEGWSPERFLRLYRQLRERGVEVAISGSEREGGQIRKMAHQMNLDLRDISGETDLRTLAAVLSLAEVVVANSTGPLHLATAVGTRVVGLYSGRKVMSPQRWGPVGNQHRVIQPPNPDCQCPPRRCRCMETISIERVADEVISSLESYGT is encoded by the coding sequence ATGCAAAAGAAGATTGATCTCAAGCCGAACGATCACATTCTGATCAGCCGTACCGACCGGCTTGGAGACCTCATACTCGCTCTGCCGTTTGTAGAGACGATTAAGGCGCGGTATCCAGAATGTCGGGTGGACGTCTTAAGTTCGCTATACGCCTCACCCATTCTTGAGAACAACCCCAGCATTGATCGTATCGTGCGTGTGCAAAATGATCAGCTAATGATCGACAAGCTTTACAAGAAGGATTTACTTCATCGCATCCGTCTGGGTGAATACCGCGTCGTAGTGGCCTTGTATCCCGAGCGTCGCATATCACAACTATTCTACAAAGCTGGTATTTCTGCTCGCATTGGCACCGCTGGTCGATTCCATTCTGTATTTTTCAACCAGCACTTGTTTCACAGCCGGCGGACCAACAAAAGACATGAGTATGAGTATAATCTAGACTTCCTGGAGTTTTTCCGGGATGGTAAGATAGCGAGAACGCCGCATGTGTTTCTGAAGGAGAAGGAACTCAGTAACGCCCAACGGATTCTCCGGAAGGTTGGGGTAGACGGATCATTCGTAGTACTTCATCCCGGCTCAGGCGGTTCTGCCGAGGGGTGGTCTCCTGAGCGTTTCCTGAGGTTGTACCGGCAACTACGAGAGAGGGGTGTAGAAGTCGCGATATCGGGGTCTGAGAGAGAAGGCGGACAAATCCGTAAGATGGCACACCAGATGAATCTTGATCTGCGCGATATCTCCGGTGAGACAGATCTTCGGACATTAGCGGCCGTTTTGTCGCTGGCGGAAGTGGTGGTTGCCAACTCCACCGGCCCGCTACATCTGGCTACAGCGGTGGGAACCAGAGTGGTGGGCTTGTATTCGGGACGTAAGGTTATGTCGCCGCAGCGTTGGGGACCGGTCGGGAACCAGCATAGAGTGATCCAGCCTCCGAACCCGGATTGCCAGTGTCCGCCCCGACGCTGCCGATGCATGGAAACGATCTCGATAGAGCGGGTAGCCGACGAAGTAATCAGCAGCCTTGAGAGTTACGGCACATAG
- a CDS encoding glycosyltransferase family 9 protein: MDRFKPAEHWFKQLVFKSCSRVLRKGCDDFKPLNGRHLKKVLFLRPEKIGDMIISFPVFDGLRKHFPHIKIAILGSPGNAAIIRDDPRFDRVYLYRKNIWRDLQQLRDIRREGYDCVVDMICDDSVTALFLSQLAVPGKPRIGVGKVKHRDFYDFNYEHPIGNTGHIIENTLKLLLAFGIEPDSISNYAPPYIKQSNMEVASKFLTQVCDNDSTETVIGYNLSAGSPTRIWAKEKSVELVKRILDHFPTNRVILFTIPSERGRAEWLKAYFSERVDLVPDGMSLVAASALISKLDLLITPDTSLVHIARSFRVPVVGLYSCFMKNFLLWRPFDEEVGAVVSGNDDNIFDITVDQVYEAYRAVMSSNCERQIP, encoded by the coding sequence GTGGATAGGTTCAAACCGGCTGAACATTGGTTCAAGCAACTTGTGTTTAAGTCGTGCAGTCGTGTGCTCCGTAAGGGGTGCGACGACTTCAAGCCACTCAATGGTCGACATCTCAAGAAAGTACTATTTCTGCGACCGGAGAAAATTGGTGATATGATCATATCATTTCCGGTCTTTGACGGACTCAGGAAGCATTTCCCCCATATCAAGATCGCAATCCTTGGTTCTCCCGGTAACGCTGCGATCATCAGGGATGATCCTCGCTTTGATCGTGTTTACCTCTACCGCAAGAATATCTGGCGAGACCTTCAGCAACTCCGGGACATCAGGAGAGAAGGATATGATTGCGTCGTTGACATGATCTGTGATGATTCGGTGACGGCGTTGTTCCTTTCACAATTAGCGGTACCCGGTAAGCCGCGCATAGGCGTGGGGAAGGTTAAACATCGTGACTTCTATGACTTTAACTACGAACATCCAATTGGTAATACCGGGCACATAATTGAGAATACGCTGAAGCTGCTGTTGGCTTTCGGTATAGAGCCGGATTCGATATCCAATTATGCTCCTCCGTACATCAAGCAGAGCAATATGGAAGTGGCTAGTAAGTTCCTTACCCAAGTATGCGATAATGATTCAACCGAAACGGTCATCGGTTACAACCTGTCGGCTGGATCACCGACTCGAATCTGGGCGAAGGAGAAATCGGTCGAGTTGGTTAAACGGATTCTTGATCACTTCCCAACCAATCGAGTCATTCTGTTTACGATTCCGTCCGAACGTGGAAGGGCTGAGTGGCTTAAGGCGTATTTCTCGGAGCGTGTTGACCTGGTGCCGGATGGTATGAGTCTAGTTGCGGCCTCGGCCTTGATCTCAAAGCTTGACCTACTGATTACCCCTGATACTTCGTTAGTACATATTGCACGTTCGTTTAGGGTTCCGGTAGTAGGACTGTACAGTTGCTTCATGAAAAATTTCCTTTTGTGGCGACCTTTTGATGAGGAAGTGGGCGCAGTTGTTTCGGGGAACGACGACAATATTTTCGACATCACTGTTGATCAGGTTTATGAAGCATACCGGGCAGTCATGAGTAGTAATTGCGAAAGGCAGATTCCGTGA